GACCTTTCCCGCTGGAATCGCTTGTTTTTCAGAGTCGCTCAACTCTGAGGAGGGAACGGGTTTCTGTTTGAGAATTGTATCGGAAAGAATTTTTAGTTCAGTGGACTGGTTTCCGGAGGTGGTAGATGAAGTCGAAAAAGATTGTGCTGCGGTCATAATTTCTAACCCAAAAATAAGTAAAGATGCCGATACCCGTTGTCTGAGTCGGGGCTGGCAGTCAGCCAGAGGGTTGCCTATCTTTGCCCTGGTGTTTAGGCTGGCCCGACTTTCAAAACCGTTTGTAACCCCCACTACATAGGCCGCATCCCAAGCGGTCAGAAACCACTATAGTGAGGAAGAAGTCCGGGTTGGGACAACTCATCCTTGTGCCAACTTAGACTGAAATTGCTGATAAGTGGATGAGTTATACCCATGTCTCAAATCGTTTGGATTGCAAGACACGCGAACCGTTTAGACTTCGTAAACCCTGAATGGTTTAATACAGCAGAACGTCGGTACGATCCGCCCTTGTCGGCAGATGGTTTTTTGCAAGCGCAAGAACTAGCCGAACGTCTCAAGGGAGAACGTATAAATCACGTATTCGCCTCGCCTTTTCTGCGAACCGTACAAACTGCAAATCAGGTGGCAGAAATTTTAGACTTACCCCTGAAACTGGAGTGGGGACTTTGTGAATGGTTGAATCCCGAGTGGATGACAGAAATGCCCGAAACCCTTCCCCCGGATGAGTTAGCCCGGAAATTTCCCCGAATTGATTTAAGTTATCACTCTCGGATAGTGCCGAAGTATCCCGAATATGATCCGGTTTGTCTGGAACGGGCGGGAGAAACGGCGCGACAGCTTGCAGAGGAGTTTTCCGGGGAGATTTTGTTGGTGGGGCATGGGGCCTCGGTGATTGGGGCGACAATGGGTCTAGCGGTAGATGCGGCGGAAACGGAGTTGAGTGCGGGATTATGCTGTTTGTACAAGCTGGTCCGTCAAGGGGAGAAATGGGACATGGAACTGAAGGGCGATCGCTCTCATCTGCGAGAAATTGAGGCAGAAATCCGATTTTTTTAGCAAGATGAAAAAGAACCCGGATTTCATCCAACAGTCCATACGCTCAGAATCAACAAGATGACCTTACTATTAGCCGGAGATATCGGTGGGACTAAATCCCTTTTGCGCTTGGTGGAAATGCCGATCGCAGCAGATGCAGGGACGTTTCAGATTGACACCCTCTATGAGGGGATTTA
This portion of the Laspinema palackyanum D2c genome encodes:
- a CDS encoding histidine phosphatase family protein, yielding MSQIVWIARHANRLDFVNPEWFNTAERRYDPPLSADGFLQAQELAERLKGERINHVFASPFLRTVQTANQVAEILDLPLKLEWGLCEWLNPEWMTEMPETLPPDELARKFPRIDLSYHSRIVPKYPEYDPVCLERAGETARQLAEEFSGEILLVGHGASVIGATMGLAVDAAETELSAGLCCLYKLVRQGEKWDMELKGDRSHLREIEAEIRFF